GGCCTGTATATAAACTCAACCCTCTATATCTCCCCCAGGAGCAGTACATGTTGGCCTGTATTTAAACTCACCCCTCTTTATCTCCCTCCGGGTAGGAGTACACGATGGCCTGTATATAAACTCACCCCTCTATATCTCTTGCAGGAGCAGTACATGATGGCACATGTGACAGTACAGACATTGTTCCAGAAACACCTGGACCTGATGGAGGACCACGTATACGGCAACATTGACTTTGGGGAGCAGGTAAGTACTTGTCAATTTTGGCTTAGAATGGTTATAACTCGCATGTAGCACACATATTgatcaattttcatttaaagcttgcctgtcttttgaaaaaaaagccaATATACCATCATAGCCTTGGTTTGACTGCCATGGGGGTTGCCATCATAGCCTTGGTATGGTTGCTGTAGGGGTTGCCATCATAGCCTTGGTATGGTTGCCGTAGGGGTTGCCATCATAGCCTTTGTATGGTTGCCATCATAGCCTTCGTATGGTTGCCATCATAGCCTTGGTATGGTTGCCATGGGGGTTGCTATCATAGCCTTGGTATGGTTGCCATGGGGGTTGCCATCATAGCCTTGGTATGGTTGCCATGGGGGTTGCCATCATAGCCTTGGTATGATTACCATGGAGGTTGCCATCATAGCCTTGGTATGATCGCCATGGTGGTTGCCATCATAGCCTTGGTATGATTGccatggggggggggaggggttgTTCTAAAACTTAAACATTGGCAATAACTCAGAAAACATTCAAGATCTGAATGCATCTTGGTATGCCTTTTGCTGaagacacacacacaccagGTATGTTTAGCTTGGGCCATATATCTGGCCTAATGAATTGTCCAATTACATGTATGTCCCTTGgtataatgaaaatgaatgcaaaCTACCTGAAGAGTTGGCTTTAAGATGAAGATACTGTATtgtcttatttttaatatagtTTCCACCAATTATTAATGGTAGTACATGCCTTTCTTCTGTTATATGGCTGTATTGcaacaaatttaattttgattacaTCTGCATTTCAGGAAGACTCAGAAGGTCAGTGcttattttccattttgtcTTTCAAACTTATAATATCTCAAAAGAAGCTTTCGGTGTGAAAAATATTATAAGTCTGTTTATCAATGTATAGGCAAGTACAACTTAGATTAAATCAAATTGGAAACAGgtaatgcaaaaactttataaaaaatgGGTGAATTTTAGATGCCCGGCCCCGGAAGAGCTCTGTTCTGACACAGGACATTGAAAGCACAGTTAAAAACATCACTCACCCACCGGAGATGTCTCTGAAGGAATCTGAGGATGACATGCTACACCTCCCGGCCCCCCTGGCACCCATCCAAGCCCCTGGGTCTCATCCCAACCCTGTTGCAGTCCAGGAGCATCTACCAACATCACCCAAACCTGCTCTCCCAAAGAAGCCCATGGATGTAGGCCCAGCTATTTCCAGCGGTCCCTTCAACAAGGAAGCGGAAAGGGAAAAACCAGAAGGCGGGGGTATGAGGAGAGAGAACCAGCGATCGTTCAAGGTGGAGAAAATACAGAACATACCCAGCCAAAAAGATGACCCAAAGGTTGAGATGAGATATCTAGGTAGTATAAACAAGGAGGAAAATTCCCAAGAAAAACATCTATCATTTCCACCTTCTGAAACTGGCAAACAAGATCTGCAAAGTAggaaacaaatgtttgaaaaacctGATACAGGTAAACCAGAGCCTATGACACAAAAACCAAAGCTCTCTCCCAAAAACTCTGTTGATAGGAATTCCAACTCTGTGATATACCCAGGCCCTACACTACACAAACAAAACACCTTGCCCAGTGCAAGTGCCAGTGACAATAACAAATCAAGTATAAAAAAGACCCAAAGTGTTGATCAAAGTGGTGCTGGGTCGCCCATGTTTAAGACAGTACTAACAGTAGGTGGAGAAGCTTCTAAAACTGGCCTCTTAAAAACCAAATCTGCCCCAGGTCCGCCAGCAGCGTCAGGCTCTACCATGGGCTTGAAGAAAACCAATACCTTGCCAGCAAAGGCATTCAATCCATTCATAGACCAGCCACAGTCCAGTGTCTCACCAGACACCACTGTCACTAAAAACGATGTCTACTCCCTGGCCAGGGACAGGAATGATTACTCAGCTGTCTCCAACTACAGCTCAGGTGTCAGTTCTACACAATCCACAATGCAATCAACTTCAGCAAAGCCATACTCAGACCTGGCTAACTACAGTTCTTTGGGGTCTGCTGAAAACAATAACAGACCTCAAGTGGCTAACAGTGGTCGCATACACAGTGGATCTACTGGCAGCAACCCATACAGCTATGCTGCTGACAGTGTTGCATCCAGCCCTGGTCAGCCCCAGCCTAAGCCTGCAGGCACTGAGTACTCATATGCCCAGGAGATCACAGACAATGTTTATGCAGAAGTAGACAGGTCCAATAACACCCATACCCAGAAGCCCAAACTAGGTGACGCTGTGTATGAATCTGTGGATTACAGCCCGGACCAAATGGTACTGCATTATTTGTTACTATTAT
The sequence above is drawn from the Mya arenaria isolate MELC-2E11 chromosome 14, ASM2691426v1 genome and encodes:
- the LOC128216740 gene encoding tyrosine-protein phosphatase non-receptor type 12-like, yielding MEPADIEESTRKLEECLNTFIDHVEKLRNEDDPSGDGFTREFRDIRELGMLHREENTFPSEEGRKSFNIKKNRYKDILPYDEYRVRLNEIPGDEGSDYINASFIQDQFGTDCYIASQGPVEKTVNDFWRMILQYKVKVIAMACKLVEAGRKKCEQYWPDLKGKTEEFGDISVTLISEDEMEVNCMIRKLEASQAGGPPVTVTQFHYTGWPDHGIPNDFDVILEMMAEMREIKRNDPDKAPMVVHCSAGCGRTGTICAIDYAWDVLKTGKMDRSFCLNTLVKQMREQRPSMIQTHEQYMMAHVTVQTLFQKHLDLMEDHVYGNIDFGEQEDSEDARPRKSSVLTQDIESTVKNITHPPEMSLKESEDDMLHLPAPLAPIQAPGSHPNPVAVQEHLPTSPKPALPKKPMDVGPAISSGPFNKEAEREKPEGGGMRRENQRSFKVEKIQNIPSQKDDPKVEMRYLGSINKEENSQEKHLSFPPSETGKQDLQSRKQMFEKPDTGKPEPMTQKPKLSPKNSVDRNSNSVIYPGPTLHKQNTLPSASASDNNKSSIKKTQSVDQSGAGSPMFKTVLTVGGEASKTGLLKTKSAPGPPAASGSTMGLKKTNTLPAKAFNPFIDQPQSSVSPDTTVTKNDVYSLARDRNDYSAVSNYSSGVSSTQSTMQSTSAKPYSDLANYSSLGSAENNNRPQVANSGRIHSGSTGSNPYSYAADSVASSPGQPQPKPAGTEYSYAQEITDNVYAEVDRSNNTHTQKPKLGDAVYESVDYSPDQMGKTGPPPIPDRNYQDDEQTSNTGDSSSKMGKITSAFKNLGGMISGKSANTPQDSTNTTDVPGFGKRIGKKPKGKKDQPKAWKKT